In the genome of Humidesulfovibrio mexicanus, one region contains:
- a CDS encoding Com family DNA-binding transcriptional regulator translates to MEKEIRCGNCNRLLARGYALALTIKCPRCGCMNHVRATSPDVAGLRASLERSHGHQPEAVSSAEDQ, encoded by the coding sequence ATGGAAAAGGAGATTCGTTGCGGCAACTGTAACCGGCTTCTGGCTAGGGGCTACGCCCTGGCGCTGACCATCAAATGCCCGCGTTGCGGGTGCATGAATCACGTGAGGGCCACGAGCCCCGACGTAGCAGGCCTGCGAGCCTCCCTGGAGCGTTCGCATGGGCACCAGCCCGAGGCCGTATCATCCGCCGAAGACCAGTGA